A genome region from Glycine max cultivar Williams 82 chromosome 5, Glycine_max_v4.0, whole genome shotgun sequence includes the following:
- the LOC100779588 gene encoding flavonoid 3'-monooxygenase, which yields MSPWVIAVATIVAAILIYRVLKHIAGPSLPLPPGPRPWPIVGNLPHMGPAPHQGLAALAKTHGPLMHLRLGFVHVVVAASAAVAEQFLKVHDANFCNRPYNFRTTYMTYNKKDIAFYPYGPRWRFLRKICTVHMFSGKAMDNFSQLRQEEVERLACNLTRSNSKAVNLRQLLNVCITNIMARITIGRRIFNDDSCNCDPRADEFKSMVEEHMALLGVFNIGDFIPPLDWLDLQGLKTKTKKLHKRFDILLSSILEEHKISKNAKHQDLLSVLLSLKETPQEGHELVEEEIKSILGDMFTAGTDTSLSTIEWAIAELIKNPKIMIKVQQELTTIVGQNRLVTELDLPHLPYLNAVVKETLRLHPPTPLSLPRVAEESCEIFNYHIPKGATLLVNVWAIGRDPKEWLDPLEFKPERFLPGGEKADVDIRGNNFEVIPFGAGRRICVGMSLGIKVVQLLIASLAHAFDWELENGYDPKKLNMDEAYGLTLQRAVPLSIHTHPRLSQHVYSSLSL from the exons ATGTCTCCTTGGGTTATAGCCGTAGCCACTATCGTAGCAGCAATCCTTATTTACCGGGTTTTGAAGCACATTGCCGGGCCTTCATTACCTCTGCCACCAGGGCCCAGGCCATGGCCCATCGTTGGAAACTTGCCCCACATGGGCCCTGCGCCACACCAGGGCCTGGCAGCCTTGGCTAAGACTCATGGGCCGCTCATGCACCTCCGGTTGGGCTTCGTCCACGTGGTGGTGGCTGCCTCCGCCGCCGTGGCGGAGCAGTTCTTGAAGGTCCACGACGCCAATTTTTGCAACCGTCCATATAACTTCAGGACCACATACATGACCTATAACAAAAAAGACATTGCTTTTTATCCCTACGGACCACGGTGGCGGTTCCTACGCAAAATATGTACCGTTCACATGTTCTCCGGCAAGGCCATGGACAATTTTAGTCAACTGCGACAG GAAGAGGTAGAAAGATTGGCATGTAATTTAACAAGATCAAATTCTAAAGCAGTGAACTTGAGGCAATTATTGAACGTATGTATCACCAATATAATGGCAAGGATAACGATAGGACGCCGAATTTTCAACGACGATAGTTGTAACTGTGATCCAAGGGCAGATGAGTTTAAATCTATGGTGGAGGAACATATGGCATTGCTTGGAGTTTTCAACATTGGTGACTTCATTCCTCCCTTAGATTGGTTGGACCTTCAAGGATTGAAAACTAAGACCAAGAAATTGCACAAGAGGTTTGATATACTTTTATCCTCCATTCTTGAGGAACACAAAATTTCCAAGAATGCCAAACATCAAGACTTGTTAAGTGTATTGTTGTCCCTTAAAGAGACTCCTCAAGAAGGGCATGAACTCGTTGAAGAAGAAATCAAATCAATACTTGGG GATATGTTTACAGCCGGAACAGACACATCATTGAGCACAATAGAATGGGCCATTGCAGAACTTATTAAGAACCCAAAAATTATGATCAAAGTCCAACAAGAGTTGACTACTATTGTAGGTCAAAATAGGCTTGTGACCGAACTAGACTTGCCCCACCTTCCTTACTTGAATGCTGTGGTGAAGGAAACATTACGTCTCCACCCACCAACCCCTCTTTCACTCCCACGAGTTGCTGAAGAAAGTTGTGAGATATTCAATTATCACATTCCCAAAGGTGCAACTCTCTTGGTCAATGTTTGGGCCATAGGACGTGACCCTAAGGAATGGCTTGACCCATTAGAGTTTAAGCCTGAAAGATTCCTCCCTGGTGGTGAGAAGGCTGATGTTGATATTAGGGGAAATAACTTTGAGGTTATACCCTTTGGTGCTGGGCGTAGAATATGTGTGGGCATGAGCTTAGGCATAAAGGTGGTTCAACTACTCATTGCTTCCCTAGCTCATGCATTTGATTGGGAGTTAGAGAATGGGTATGACCCAAAAAAGCTCAACATGGATGAAGCATATGGTCTCACCCTCCAAAGAGCGGTGCCTCTTTCCATCCACACTCACCCTAGGCTTTCACAACATGTGTATTCATCATTGTCATTGTGA